The segment ACTTCGCGCCGAGCCCGCGTCCGCAGCCCGGCGAGCCGCGCGACGTCGATCCCGGCGAGCCCAACGTCGCCGGCTTCGTCTTCAAGGTGCAGGCGAACATGAACCCGCAGCACCGCGACCGCGTCGCCTTCATGCGGCTCTGCTCGGGCCGGTTCCGGCGCGGCATGAAGCTCGCCCAGGTCGGCACCGGCAAGCAGATCGCGATCCACAGCCCGATCCTGTTCTTCGCGCAGAATCGCGAGCTGGCCGAGGAAGCCTTTCCCGGCGACATCATCGGCATCCCCAACCATGGCACCCTGCGCGTCGGCGACACGCTGACCGAGGGCGAGATGATCCGCTTCACCGGCCTGCCCAATTTCGCGCCCGAGATCCTGCGCCGCGTGAAGCTCGCCGATCCGACCAAGACCAAGCAGCTCCGCAACGCGCTCAACGACATGGCGGAGGAGGGGATCATGCAGGTCTTCCACCCGCAGATCGGGTCGCAGCTCGTGATCGGCGTGGTCGGCCAGCTCCAGCTCGACGTGCTGATCTCGCGCCTCCAGGCCGAGTACAAGGTCGAGGCGGGCTTCGAACCCTCGCCCTACGATACCGCGCGCTGGATCACGGCGGACGACGAGAAGGCGCTCGACGAGTTCATGGGCCTGCACCGCTCGGCGATGGCGCACGACCGCGACGAGGCGCCGGTGTTCATGGCCAAGGACGCCTGGGAGCTGAACTATATCCAGGGCAAGTTCCCCGGGCTGCGCTTCTCGGCGACCAAGGACCGCCGCTGATCGAAATATGCGGCTGACGAAATAATGCGCCGCCGGGCTCGTATAGGGCCCGGAGGTCGCCCTTGTTCATCGCACAGCATCACAAGCAGGACGGCGCGCCCGCCGCCGTGGCCGACCGGCCGCTGCGGGTCGCGCTGTTCTCGGGCAATTATAATTGCGTCCGCGACGGCGCGAACCAGGCGCTCAACCGGCTCGTCGCGCACCTGATCGATCGCGGCCACGCCGTCCGCGTCTATTCGCCGACGATCGCCCGGCCGGCCTTTCCCCCGGCCGGCGATCTCGTCTCGGTGCCGTCGGTGCCGATCCCGACCCGGCGCGAATATCGCGTCGCGCTCGGCCTGCCGCGTGCCACCCGCGCCGACCTGGACGATTTCGCGCCCGACATCGTCCATCTCTCCGCGCCCGACTGGCTCGGCGGCGCGGCGCAGGCGCAGGCGCGGCGGCGCGGCATTCCCGTGGTCGCCAGCCTGCACACCCGCTTCGAGACCTATCTCTCCTATTATGGCCTGGGCCTGCTCCGCCGCCGGGCCGATGCCTGGCTCGACCGCTTCTACCGGCACAGCGACATGGTGCTGGTGCCCAATGCGCCGATCGCCGACGAGTTCGCCGCCAAGGGGCTCGGCGACCGGGTGCGCGTCTGGGGGCGGGGTGTCGACCGCGCCGTCTTCTCGCCCGCCCGCCGCGATCTCGGCTGGCGGCGGGGGCAGGGCTATGGCGACGAGGAGACGGTGGTGCTGTTCTTCGGACGGCTCGTCCTCGAAAAGGGTCTCGCCATCTTCGCGCAGGTGATCGCCGAGGCGCGGGCGCGGGGCCGGCGGCTGCGGCCGATGATCGTCGGCGACGGACCGGCGCGGGGCTGGCTGGCCGAGCGCCTGCCCAATGCGCGCTTCCTCGGGCACCTGACCGGCGCGTCGCTGGGCGCGGCGATCGCCGCCGCCGATATCCTGATCAATCCGAGCACGACCGAGGCGTTCGGCAACGTCAACCTGGAGGCGATGGCCGCCGGCGTCGCGGTGGTCAGCGCCGAGGTCGCCAGCGCGACGGCGCTGATCGCCGACCGGATCTCGGGCTGGCTGGTGCCGCCGGTCGAGGTCGGCGCCTATGTCGATGCGATCGAGGCGCTGATCGACCGGCCCGAGCTGCGCGCGTCGATCGCCGACGCCGGCCTGGCCGCCGCCGATGCCTTCCGATGGCCGTCGATCCTCGACGGCGTGATCGCCGACTATCGCTGGCTGCTGGCGGGATAGAAAGCGCGGGACGCACGTTCTCCTCACGGTACGAGGAGAGGAGTTGCCTGTGCGTCCGATGCCGTTGCTTGTCCTGACCGCCGCCCTGTTTCCCGCCATAGCCGCCGCCCAGGCCACGCCCCCCGATCCACGGGTGATGGGCGCGCAGGTGCTGCTCGATCGGCTCGGCTTCGGGCCCGGCGTGATCGACGGGGCGAGCGGCATGAGCCTGACCAAGGCGCTGCGCGGCTGGCAGCAGGCGAAGGGGTTGCCGGTCACCGGCCGGCTCGACGACGCGACGGTCGGGAGCTTCGAGCCCTATCGCGCCATGCCCACGATGATCGGCGTCACGCTGACCCCCGATATCCTCGAAGGCCCCTTCGTCGGGCCGATCCCGGCCAGGGAGAGCGAGCAGGCGAAGATGGCGTCGCTCGGCTATTCGGACGCGATGGAGAAGCTGGCCGAGCGCTATCACACGACGCCGGCGACGCTGGTCGCGCTCAACGCCCAGCAGACCAAGCTCGCGCCGGGTGTCGTCATCAAGGTGCCCAACGTCATCCCGCCGGCCTCGAATTTCCCCGCCGATCTCAATCCCGCGTGGCGCAAGACGCTGTGGACGCTCAACGTCGGATCGGACCAGCCGGAGGTGGCGAAGGTCGTGGTCGACAAGTCGGACGGCGTGCTCCGCGCCTTCGACGGTGCCGGCAAGCTGGTAGCGCAGTTCCCCGCGACGACGGGCAGCCGGCACGATCCGCTGCCGATCGGCCAATGGAAGATCCAGGGCCGCTCCTACAATCCGCCCTTCCATTATAACCCCAAATTGTTCTGGGACGCCGGCAGCAAGGACCGCAAGGCGCTGCTGCCGCCGGGCCCCAACGGGCCGGTCGGCGTCGTCTGGATCGACCTCGACAAGCAGCATTACGGCATCCACGGCACCCCCAATCCGGAGAAGATCGGCAGGACCGAAAGCCATGGCTGCATCCGCCTGACCAACTGGGACGCGGCGCGGCTGGCGATGATGGTGAAGCCGGGCACGCCGGCCGTCTTCCAGCCATGAGGAGAGCCCGATGATCCGGAAGGTCGCGATCCTGCTGTTGCTGCTGGCGATCGGCTATGTCGGCTGGGTCGTCTTCCTCAACCTGCCGGGCCGGGAAGGTGCTCCGCCCATGGCCACCGCCGACAATGGCGCTCCCGCGCCGGTTGCGCCTTCGACGCCTCCCGTCGCGCCGCCGCGAGGGGCGCTCGTCATCCCCGTCGCCGGCGTCCGCGCCGATCAGCTCGGCGACACCTTCGCCGATGCGCGGGGCCAGGGGCGGGTGCACGACGCCATCGACATCATGGCGCCGCGCGGCACGCCGGTGATCGCGGCGGCGGCGGGCACGGTCGAGAAGCTGTTCGACAGCCGGCTGGGCGGCCGCACCATCTATATCCGCCGCCCGGACGGGCAGTGGATCGACTATTATGCCCATCTCGACGGCTATGCGCCGGAGCTCAGCGAGGGCAAGCGGATCGCGCAGGGCGAGATGATCGGCACGGTCGGCTCGACCGGCGACGCCAGCGCCGAAGCACCACATCTCCATTATGCGATCAACGCGATGGCCCCCGGCGAAGGCTGGTGGCAGGGCAGGCCGGTCAACCCCTATCCGCTGCTGACGGCGGGGCATTGAGGGCGCGGGAGGATGACATTTGCGGCCGCCATGCCAATATCGCGGCCATGATGATCCTTCGTCCGCTGCTCGCCTTCCTCGCCCTCGTCGCCCTGCCCGTCGCCGCCCAGGCGGCCGACAAGCTCGTCCTCGCCTTCGGCGACAGCCTGACGGCGGGCTATAGGCTGCCGCCGGGCCAAGGGTTCGCGCCGCAGCTCGAAGCGGCGCTGCGCGCGTCGGGCGTACCGGCGCGGGTGCACAATGCCGGCGTGTCGGGCGACACCACCGCGCAAGGGAAAGCCCGGCTCGCCTGGGTGCTCGCCTCGCTCAAGGCGAAGCCCGACCTTGTGATCGTCGAGCTTGGCGCCAACGACATGTTGCGCGGACTCGATCCCGCCCGGGCCGAGGCGAATCTCGACGCGATTCTTGCTGAATTGTCGAAGCGCCGTATCAGGATATTGCTGGCCGGCATGGTCGCGGCGCCGAATCTGGGTCCCGACTATGCCAAGCGCTTCAATCCGATCTATCGCAGGCTCGCCGACAAATATCGCGCGGGCCTCTATCCCTTCTTCCTCCAGGGCATCGTCGGCGATCGTTCGCTGCACATCGGCGATGCGATTCATCCCAATGAACAAGGGGTTAGGGTGATCGTGCGCGGCATATTGCCGCACGTCCGGCGGCAGCTCGCGGGGCGATAATCAGTCCGTTGCAGCCGATCCCAACTCGCCCTAAGCTCGCTTCCGTAACGGGCCGCGGGGGAGGGCTTGGATGCAATGGGCGGGGTCGTCATCGGCGCGGGGACCGGTTGGGCGGCCGGCAGGCGTCATCGATGACGGCGCGCGCGATGCCTTTCTCGATCATCTGCGCTCGGGCGTGGCGGATGCCGCCGCGTCGGGCGGCGACTTCCTCCTCGACCTCGCGGCGGTCGACCATATGTCGGCGGGCGCGCTGATGGCGTTGACGATCGCGCGCAAGGAAGCGATCACCAGCGACGTGACGATCGTGCTCGCCCGGCCCAGCCCGGCGCTGCGCGAAGTGCTGGAGATCAGCCGCTACCAGCTGATCTTCGACATCGTCGACGACCTCGACGGCGGAAGGGACTGAGAATTTGGGGATGCTGGTCCGCTTCTGGGGGACGCGGGGATCGTTGCCGGTCGCGCCCAGGGCGCGCGCGATCGAGGACAAGCTGGTCGGCGCGCTGATGCGCGCGTCCGGACGCTCCTTCGCCGACGAGGACGCCGCGCGCCGCTTCGTCAACGAGGAACTGAGCTTCGGCGAGGGCCACAGCTATGGCGGCGCCACCACCTGCCTCGAGATCGAGGGCGCCGACGACAGCTTCTTCATCCTCGACATGGGATCGGGCCTGCGCGAGCTGGGCAACGACGCCTTCCGCCGCATCGCGCAGCAGGGCCGTTCGCGGACCTACAACTTCTTCATGTCCCACCTGCACTGGGACCATATCATGGGCTTCCCCTTCTTCGGGCCGGCCTTCGATCCCGACGCGCGCATCGTCATCCATTCGGGCCATGCCGATTGCGAGGCGGCGCTGCGCCGCCAGCAGGAGGAGATCAGTTTCCCGGTCGCCTTCGACTGGCTGCGCGCGAAGATCGAGTTCAAGGTGCTGGCGCCGGGCGAGGTCCACCATGTCGACGGGATCGACGTCGAACTGATGCCGCAGGACCACAGCCATGTCTCCTACGCCTGGAAGTTCCGGCGCGACGGCAAGACCTTCGTCTTCTCGACCGACGCCGAGCACCGGATGGACGACGTCGACGACAAGCAGGCGTTCGAGACCTTCTTCCACCAGGCCGACCTCGTCGTCTGCGACACCATGTACTCGCTCGCCGAAAGCATCACGCTGAAGGCCGACTGGGGCCATTCGAGCAACGTCATGGCGGTCAACCTCTGCCACGGCGCCGGGGCGCGGAAGCTGGTGCTGTTCCACCACGAGCCGACCAGCAGCGACGCCGACATCGACGCGCTGCTCGCGGAGACGATCCGCTACGAGGCGCTCAATCGGCGCGACTATCCGCCGCTCGAAGTGGTCTGCTCCTACGACAGCCTCGAACTCGAGGTCTGAGGGGAGACCAGCCGAGTGGCGTCATCCTGGCGAAAGCCAGGATCTCACTTCCTCTTCGGCATCGCCGGCGGGTCGAAGGCAGGGAGATTCCGGCTTTCGCCGGAATGACGGTTGGGAATGGTTCGGCATGCTCGACATGGCCCGGCCGGACGCCTACAGCCGCGCGCCATGCATGGCTGGATCATCATCGACAAGCCGCTTGGCCCGGGCTCGACCCAGATCGTCTCGGCGGTCAAGCGCGCGCTCCGGACCGGCGGCTACGGCAAGGTCAAGGTCGGCCATGGCGGGACGCTCGATCCGCTGGCGTCGGGCGTGCTGCCCGTCGCGCTGGGCGAGGCGACCAAGTTGTCGGGGCGGATGCTCGACGCCGACAAGGCCTATGACTTCACCATCGGCTTCGGGGTCGAGACCGACACGCTCGACGCCGAGGGCAAGGCGGTGGCGGTGTCCGGCGTCTGCCCGACGCTCGACGCGATCGAGGCGGTGCTGCCGCGCTTCACCGGAGCGATCGAGCAGGTGCCGCCGGCCTATTCCGCGCTGAAGATCGACGGCCAGCGCGCCTATGACCGCGCCCGCGCCGGGGAAAGCTTCGAGATGAAGACGCGGGCGGTGACGATCCATTCGCTCACCATTCCGTCATCGTCCGAGCCCCTTCGCGGCAATGAAGGCCTGAACGAGATCACCCTGTCTTGCTCGGTGTCGAAGGGCACCTACATAAGGAGCCTGGCGCGGGACATCGCGCGGGCGCTCGGCACGGTCGGCCATGTGACCATGCTCCGCCGCACCAAGGCGGGGCCGTTCACCCTGTCCCAGGCGATTTCGCTGGACAAACTGGATGAACTCGCTAAGGGCCGGCAGCTTGAAAAAGCACTCTTGCCGCTGACGGCAGGGCTGGACGACATCCCGGCTCTATCCGTCACCCCCGATCAGGCAAGGGCGCTCCGCGAGGGGCGCAGATTGATCGGGATTGCCGCACCCACCGGCCTCAACCTTGCGATCGACGGCGACATGCCCGTTGCGCTGGTCGAGGTCGAGGACCGCGAGGTTCGCGTGGTGCGGGGCTTCAATATGATGTCGAAGGAAGACAGATGACCGTTACCGCCGAACGCAAGACCGCGATCATTGCCGACAACGCCCGTGCCAACGGCGACACCGGCAGCCCCGAAGTCCAGGTCGCGATCCTGACCGAGCGCATCAACAACCTGACCGAGCATTTCAAGAGCCATGCGAAGGACAACCATTCGCGCCGCGGCCTTCTGATGCTGGTCAACAAGCGCCGCCGCCTTCTCGACTATCTCAAGCGGAAGGACGCGGAGCGCTACACCGCACTGATCGGCAAGCTCGGCCTGCGCAAGTAAGCCAGCTTCTGAACGGCCCCGCAAAACGGGGCCGTTCGCTTATTCCGCCAGGGGCAATCCGGCACCGGGCGGGACGGCGGGCACAAGGTCCCGCCACGGCAGGCCGAAGGCGGCCTGCCCCACGCGGCGGCTTCCAGCCGCCGGCATAGGCCCCGGGCGCATAGGGCGTCCGGAGACAAGGAACACAGATGTTCGATACGAAGAAAGTTGAAATCCAGTGGGGCGGGCAGACCCTCACCCTGGAAACGGGCCGCGTTGCCCGTCAGGCCGACGGCGCGGTGCTCGCGACCCTCGGCGAGACCGTCGTCCTCTGCGCCGTCACCGCGGCGCGCAGCGTCAAGGAAGGGCAGGACTTCTTCCCGCTGACCGTCCATTATCAGGAGAAGTATTTCTCGTCGGGTCGCATTCCCGGCGGCTTCTTCAAGCGCGAGCGCGGCGCGACCGAGAAGGAGACGCTGGTCTCCCGCCTCATCGATCGCCCGATCCGTCCGCTCTTCCCGGAAGGCTTCTACAACGAGATCAACGTCATCGCCCAGGTGCTGAGCTATGACGGCGAGAACGAGCCCGACATCCTGGCGATGATCGCCGCCTCGGCCGCGCTCACCATCTCGGGCGTTCCCTTCATGGGCCCGATCGGCGCCGCCCGCGTCGGCTACAAGGACGGCGAGTATCTGCTCAACCCGACCGACGCCGACGTCGCCGCCGGCGATCTCGACCTGGTCGTCGCCGCCACCCACGACGCGGTGATGATGGTCGAATCCGAAGCCAAGGAGCTGTCGGAAGAGGTCATGCTCGGCGCCGTCATGTTCGCCCACAAGGCGAGCCAGGACGTCATCAAGGCGATCATCAAGCTCGCCGAGAAGTCGGCCAAGGATCCGTGGGAGATGGCGCCGCAGGCCGATCTGTCCGCCGCCAAGACCAAGCTCAAGAAGCTGGTCGGCAAGGACATCACCGCCGCCTACAAGCTGACCAACAAGTCGGCCCGCTCGAGCGCCCTGAACGAGGCGCGCGCCAAGGCCAAGGAAGCCTTCGCCGACGCGACCCCGCAGGACCAGATGGCCGCGATCAAGCTCGTCAAGAAGCTCGAGGCCGAGATCGTCCGCACGGCGATCCTCAAGGACGGCCGCCGCATCGATGGCCGCGACACCAGGACGGTCCGTCCGATCGTCGCGGAAGCGCACTTCCTGCCGCGGGCCCATGGTTCGGCGCTGTTCACCCGCGGCGAGACGCAGAGCATCTCGACCTGCACCTTGGGCACCAAGGAAAGCGAGCAGATGATCGACGGCCTGAACGGGCTGCGCTACGAGCATTTCATGCTCCACTACAACTTCCCGCCCTATTCGGTCGGTGAAGTGGGCCGCTTCGGCGCGCCGGGCCGTCGCGAAGTCGGCCATGGCAAGCTGGCGTGGCGCGCGCTGCACGCGGTGCTGCCGACCAAGGAGGAGTTCCCCTACACCATCCGCCTGACCTCGGACATCACCGAGTCGAACGGTTCGTCGTCGATGGCGACGGTGTGCGGCGGCAGCCTCGCGATGATGGACGCCGGCGTGCCGATCAAGCGTCCGGTCTCGGGCATCGCGATGGGCCTGATCCTCGAAGGCAAGGACTTCGCGGTGATCAGCGACATCCTCGGCGACGAGGATCATCTCGGCGACATGGACTTCAAGGTTGCGGGCACGTCCGAAGGCATCACCACGATGCAGATGGACATCAAGATCGCCGGCATCACCGAGGAGATCTTCAAGACCGCGCTGCTCCAGGCGAAGGAAGGCCGCGCCCATATCCTGGGCGAGATGGCCAAGGCGCTCGACCACACCCGCACCGAGCTGTCGGCGCACGCGCCGCGGATCGAGACGATGTCGGTTCCCAAGGACAAGATCCGCGACATCATCGGCACCGGCGGCAAGATCATCCGCGAGATCGTCGCCACCACCGGCGCGAAGGTCGACATCGACGATGACGGCACCGTCAAGATCTCGTCGTCCGACACCGCGCAGATCGAGGCCGCCAGGAACTGGATCATCGGCATCGTCGCCGAGCCGGAAGTGGGCAAGATCTACACCGGCAAGGTCGTCAACCTCGTCGATTTCGGCGCGTTCGTGAACTTCATGGGCGGCAAGGACGGCCTCGTCCACGTCTCCGAGATCAAGAACGAGCGCGTCGAGAAGGTCGCGGATGCCCTGTCCGAAGGCCAGGAAGTCAAGGTCAAGGTCCTCGAGATCGACAATCGCGGCAAGGTCCGCCTGTCGATGCGCGTCGTCGACCAGGAGACCGGCGAGGAACTGCCCGACACCCGCCCGCCCCGCGAGGAGCGTCCGCGCGGTGACCGTGGCGACCGCGGCGACCGTGGCCCCCGCCGCGACGGCGACCGCCGTCGCGAGGGCGGCGATCGCGGCCCGCGCCGCGACCGTGGCGACCGGGGCGACCGTCCCCGCCGCGAGCGTTCGGAAGGCGGCGACGAGGGCCCCGCGCCCGACTTCGCGCCGGCCTTCCTGACCCGCGACGACGACTGATCGGTCGACGTTTCGAAGACAGGAAAAGGGGAGCGGAAACGCTCCCCTTTTTCTTTATGCTCGTTCGATGACCAACGAAGATCTTCTCCGTTACGTCCTGATCGGCGCGGCGATCGTGGTCGCGCTGCTGATCCGCCTGCGCCGCATCGGGCGGTGGCAACGGCTGCGGGCGGGGGCGCTGTGGATCGTCCCCGCGATCTTCACGGCGCTCGCCGCGATGATCCTCTGGCAATTTCCGCCGCATGGGCTGGAATGGCTGTGGGTGGCGTTCGGCCTCGCGGCGGGTGGCTTCTTCGGCTGGCAGCGCGGACGGCTGGTCGAGATCAGGATCGACCCCGACAGCGGCTTCCTGCTCCAGCGCAGTTCGCCCACGGCCTTCCTCTTCCTCGGCCTGCTCATCGTCGTCCGCTGGGTGCTGCACGGCGCGGTCGGGCTGGCCGACGCGCGCTGGCACCTCGGCGCGATGCTGGTCAGCGACATCTTCATCGCCTTCGCGACCGGCGTCCTCGGCGCCTACCGGCTCGAACTCTACCTGCGCGCGCGCCGCCTGCCGGCGGACGGGGAGGGTCCTTGAGGAAGCGCTTCCACGCCGGCTGATCACTCTCTAAGAAGCGTGGCGGGCAGTTGGGGAGATGCGTTTGGCAAGGCAAGGCGCCACGGTGCTCGAGCGCTTTCCCTTATGGCGCGACCGGCCGCTTCTCGGCTATGGCGCCGCCGCCGCCATTGCGATCCTGTCGTTGCTGATCCGCCTGCTCGTCGACGCGGTGATGCCGATGGGCTATCCCTATGTCGCCTTCTTCCCGGCGGTGATCCTCTCGACCTTCCTGTTCGGCGTCGGGCCGGGCGTGATGGTGGCGGCCATCTGCGGCGCGATGGCATGGTATGTCTTCATACCCCCCGAATTCAGCGTCAAGCTGTCCGGCGCGATCGTCTTCGCGCTGTTCTTCTACGCGATCGTCGTCACCATCGACATCCTGCTGATCAGTTGGATGCAGCGCGCCAACCGCCGCCTGGTCGAGGAGCGCGAGCGCAGCCGACAGCTCGCGGAGCGCGGCGAGATATTGTTCCGCGAGCTGCAGCATCGCGTCTCGAACAATCTCCAGGTGGTCGGCGGCCTGCTGGCGCTGCAGATGAAGAGCGTCTCCGACGCCGCCGCGCGGCTGGCGCTGGAGGAGGCGTCGCGCCGTCTCGCGCTGATCGGGCGCATCCATCGGCAGCTCTACGATCCGCATGGCGAGCAGCTCGATCTCGGGCGGTTCCTCGAACAGCTCGGCGCCGACCTGGTCGATGCCGGGGGCAGGGCCGGCATCGTCTGCCGCGTCGATGCCCATGCCGGAATCCGCCTGTCCGCCGACGCGGCGGTGCCGATCGCGCTGATCGTCGCCGAAGCGGTGGCCAATGCGATCGAGCACGGCTTTGCCGGGCGCGAGGCGGGCGAGATCGTCATCCGGGCGTCGCGGGACGGCGACGGGGCGCTCGACCTGCGCGTGATCGACGATGGCGCGGGGCTACCGCCAGGCTTCGATCCGGCGACGTCGGACAGCCTCGGGCTCAAGCTGGCGCAGATGCTGGCGCGCCAGATCGGCGGGAGCTTCCGCCTGTTCGTCGACGGCCGCACGACGGCGATGCTGCGCATCGGCTGAGCGGCCGGCGATCGCCTCAGCCGTGCTTGTGGGCCTTCTTCGGCGGCGCCCCGCTCTTGACGACGCTCTGCACCGGGCAGCGCTGGCCGCGGACGACGATCGTCGAGAAGCGGTCGAAATCGCTGGTGCCGCGTGTCTCGAAGCCGATCGCGTTGGCGAAGGGCAGGTCCTGGCACGGCGCCATCAGCCTGGCATGATACCATTGCCGGCCCGGGCCCTGGACGTAGAGCGCGTCGCGCCCGTCGGCCTGCCAATTGTCGATCGAGCCATGGTTGGCGAAGGGGATGCTTGCCTCGGGCGGGCCCTTGGCGGCGGTGGCGTCGGCCATGGCCGCGCCCGTCAGGAGCGCGCCGGCCAGTGCGAGGATGAGGGGCTTTTTCATGAATGCCACCCTGCCATGGCGGCCCTGAACGGAGGCTGAGCGAAGCCGCTATTCGATATGCGCGCCGTGCCGCCAGCCCATCTGCTCGGCATAATGGCGGCGGCACAGGGCGACATAGCGCTCGTTCCCGCCGACCTCGATCTGGGCGCCCTGCTTGACCGCGAAGCCGTCGGCGTCGATCCGCAGGTTCATCGTCGCCTTGCGGCCGCAGGCGCAGATGCCCTTCAGCTCGATCAGGTTGTCGGCGATGGCGAGCAGCGCTGCGCTGCCGGGGAACAGCTTCGCCTGGAAATCGCTGCGCAGCCCATAAGCGAGTACCGGGATGTCGAGTTCGTCGCACACGGCGGCGAGCTGGAACACCTGGGCGCGGGTCAGCCATTGCGCCTCGTCGACCAGGACGCAGTCGATCGGCCCCTCGGCGCGCTCGATCGATATCTCTTCGAACAGGTCGGTTTCCTCGTCGATCGCGGTGGCGTGGCTGGCGAGGCCGATGCGCGAGGTGATCCGGCCCGGCTCGAACCGGTCGTCGAACGCCGCGGTGAACAGCAGCGTGCGCATGCCGCGCTCGCGATAGTTGAAGTCGGCCTGGAGCAGCGTGGTCGACTTCCCCGCGTTCATCGCCGCATAATAGAAATAGAGCTTGGCCATCGCCCCCATCCTAGCGCGTCGCGGGCCGGCGGCAATCCATCCGGCGCGGCCGGATGGTGAACAATCCTTGCGTCAGTCGGCGTCCTGGTCGAGATCGCGGGCGATCGACGGATCGCGCAGCAGCCGGTCGATATGGCTGCCCTCGTCGAAGCTCTCGTCGGCGAGGAATTTCAGCTTGGCCGCATATTTGGTGTTCACCCGCCGCGCCACCTCGCTCTGGAGGAAGGCGGTGTTGGTGCGCAGCGCCTTGATGACGATATCCTCGTCGCCGCCCAGCAGCGGCTTCACGAACACCGTCGCGTGGCGCAGGTCGGGCGACATGCGCACCTCGGTCACCGACACCATGTGGCTGGCCAGCACGTCGTCATGCACCTCGCCGCGCATCAATATGTCGGACAGGGCATGGCGCACCTGCTCGCCGACGCGGAGCAGGCGGACCGAGCGGCCTTCGGGGGTTTCGTTACGGCGCATGGCGCGGCCTCTCTAAAGGGGCGCGACATCCCGGCCTCCGCCGGGATGTCGCCTGTCTCCTACAGCGT is part of the Rhizorhabdus wittichii RW1 genome and harbors:
- a CDS encoding ErfK/YbiS/YcfS/YnhG family protein (PFAM: Peptidoglycan-binding domain 1 protein; ErfK/YbiS/YcfS/YnhG family protein) is translated as MRPMPLLVLTAALFPAIAAAQATPPDPRVMGAQVLLDRLGFGPGVIDGASGMSLTKALRGWQQAKGLPVTGRLDDATVGSFEPYRAMPTMIGVTLTPDILEGPFVGPIPARESEQAKMASLGYSDAMEKLAERYHTTPATLVALNAQQTKLAPGVVIKVPNVIPPASNFPADLNPAWRKTLWTLNVGSDQPEVAKVVVDKSDGVLRAFDGAGKLVAQFPATTGSRHDPLPIGQWKIQGRSYNPPFHYNPKLFWDAGSKDRKALLPPGPNGPVGVVWIDLDKQHYGIHGTPNPEKIGRTESHGCIRLTNWDAARLAMMVKPGTPAVFQP
- a CDS encoding lipolytic enzyme, G-D-S-L family (PFAM: lipolytic enzyme, G-D-S-L family), with protein sequence MMILRPLLAFLALVALPVAAQAADKLVLAFGDSLTAGYRLPPGQGFAPQLEAALRASGVPARVHNAGVSGDTTAQGKARLAWVLASLKAKPDLVIVELGANDMLRGLDPARAEANLDAILAELSKRRIRILLAGMVAAPNLGPDYAKRFNPIYRRLADKYRAGLYPFFLQGIVGDRSLHIGDAIHPNEQGVRVIVRGILPHVRRQLAGR
- a CDS encoding anti-sigma-factor antagonist (PFAM: Sulfate transporter/antisigma-factor antagonist STAS), which translates into the protein MQWAGSSSARGPVGRPAGVIDDGARDAFLDHLRSGVADAAASGGDFLLDLAAVDHMSAGALMALTIARKEAITSDVTIVLARPSPALREVLEISRYQLIFDIVDDLDGGRD
- a CDS encoding glycosyl transferase, group 1 (PFAM: glycosyl transferase, group 1), with translation MFIAQHHKQDGAPAAVADRPLRVALFSGNYNCVRDGANQALNRLVAHLIDRGHAVRVYSPTIARPAFPPAGDLVSVPSVPIPTRREYRVALGLPRATRADLDDFAPDIVHLSAPDWLGGAAQAQARRRGIPVVASLHTRFETYLSYYGLGLLRRRADAWLDRFYRHSDMVLVPNAPIADEFAAKGLGDRVRVWGRGVDRAVFSPARRDLGWRRGQGYGDEETVVLFFGRLVLEKGLAIFAQVIAEARARGRRLRPMIVGDGPARGWLAERLPNARFLGHLTGASLGAAIAAADILINPSTTEAFGNVNLEAMAAGVAVVSAEVASATALIADRISGWLVPPVEVGAYVDAIEALIDRPELRASIADAGLAAADAFRWPSILDGVIADYRWLLAG
- a CDS encoding SSU ribosomal protein S15P (PFAM: ribosomal protein S15), with product MTVTAERKTAIIADNARANGDTGSPEVQVAILTERINNLTEHFKSHAKDNHSRRGLLMLVNKRRRLLDYLKRKDAERYTALIGKLGLRK
- a CDS encoding tRNA pseudouridine synthase B (TIGRFAM: tRNA pseudouridine synthase B~PFAM: pseudouridylate synthase TruB domain protein), whose protein sequence is MVRHARHGPAGRLQPRAMHGWIIIDKPLGPGSTQIVSAVKRALRTGGYGKVKVGHGGTLDPLASGVLPVALGEATKLSGRMLDADKAYDFTIGFGVETDTLDAEGKAVAVSGVCPTLDAIEAVLPRFTGAIEQVPPAYSALKIDGQRAYDRARAGESFEMKTRAVTIHSLTIPSSSEPLRGNEGLNEITLSCSVSKGTYIRSLARDIARALGTVGHVTMLRRTKAGPFTLSQAISLDKLDELAKGRQLEKALLPLTAGLDDIPALSVTPDQARALREGRRLIGIAAPTGLNLAIDGDMPVALVEVEDREVRVVRGFNMMSKEDR
- a CDS encoding Metal-dependent hydrolase of the beta-lactamase superfamily I-like protein — protein: MGMLVRFWGTRGSLPVAPRARAIEDKLVGALMRASGRSFADEDAARRFVNEELSFGEGHSYGGATTCLEIEGADDSFFILDMGSGLRELGNDAFRRIAQQGRSRTYNFFMSHLHWDHIMGFPFFGPAFDPDARIVIHSGHADCEAALRRQQEEISFPVAFDWLRAKIEFKVLAPGEVHHVDGIDVELMPQDHSHVSYAWKFRRDGKTFVFSTDAEHRMDDVDDKQAFETFFHQADLVVCDTMYSLAESITLKADWGHSSNVMAVNLCHGAGARKLVLFHHEPTSSDADIDALLAETIRYEALNRRDYPPLEVVCSYDSLELEV
- a CDS encoding peptidase M23B (PFAM: peptidase M23B), giving the protein MIRKVAILLLLLAIGYVGWVVFLNLPGREGAPPMATADNGAPAPVAPSTPPVAPPRGALVIPVAGVRADQLGDTFADARGQGRVHDAIDIMAPRGTPVIAAAAGTVEKLFDSRLGGRTIYIRRPDGQWIDYYAHLDGYAPELSEGKRIAQGEMIGTVGSTGDASAEAPHLHYAINAMAPGEGWWQGRPVNPYPLLTAGH